In the Flavobacterium sp. J372 genome, one interval contains:
- a CDS encoding plasmid pRiA4b ORF-3 family protein → MVYKFRVILDAEEDVFRDIAILSTDSLEDLHNAIVNAFGFDGLEIASFYTCDDEWIQEDEIPLFDTGEDDKTSMAGHTLESLLDLDRTKIIYVYDFLNMWTFFVELAAIEEPESGASYPELLFSHGEMPAEAPEKEFGSNDDMFGDDFDDDYDDEDLDMFDDDHNFEDLGFDERNWN, encoded by the coding sequence ATGGTTTATAAATTCAGGGTGATACTTGATGCAGAAGAAGATGTTTTCAGGGATATTGCCATACTAAGCACAGACAGCCTTGAAGACCTGCACAACGCGATCGTGAATGCGTTTGGGTTTGACGGCCTTGAGATAGCCTCATTCTACACATGTGATGATGAGTGGATTCAGGAAGACGAAATTCCGCTGTTTGATACTGGCGAGGATGATAAAACCAGCATGGCGGGGCACACCCTTGAGAGCCTTCTTGACCTTGACAGGACAAAGATTATATATGTATATGACTTCCTGAATATGTGGACGTTCTTCGTTGAACTTGCTGCCATAGAAGAGCCTGAAAGTGGTGCAAGTTACCCCGAGCTTTTGTTCTCTCACGGTGAAATGCCTGCCGAAGCGCCTGAAAAAGAATTTGGCAGTAATGATGACATGTTCGGCGATGATTTTGATGATGATTATGACGATGAAGACCTGGATATGTTTGACGATGACCATAACTTTGAGGACCTTGGTTTTGATGAACGAAACTGGAATTAG
- a CDS encoding ABC transporter ATP-binding protein — METILSISNLDKKFGKVHAVNNVSFEIKKGNVYGILGPNGSGKSTTLGIILNVVNKTSGSYSWFGGKMDTHESLKKVGAIIERPNFYPYMTAEQNLKLVCKIKGTPYSNVEEKLKLVKLYERKDSKFRTFSLGMKQRLAIASALLNNPEILILDEPTNGLDPQGIHQIREIIRDIAATGTTILLASHLLDEVEKVCSHVVVLQKGVVLYTGTVKGMLSTEGFFELSATDNFELKRVMEQHPAVEKIEVAEDKLVVYTNQPLEPGELNRYLFSYGVCLEHLVKRTNSLEEQFLQLTGKQTQN, encoded by the coding sequence TTGGAAACCATATTATCAATAAGTAACCTTGACAAAAAATTCGGTAAGGTTCATGCGGTAAACAACGTTTCTTTCGAAATTAAGAAAGGCAACGTTTACGGCATTCTCGGCCCAAATGGCAGCGGTAAATCAACCACGCTGGGTATCATCTTGAACGTAGTAAACAAAACATCCGGCAGTTACAGCTGGTTTGGCGGTAAAATGGACACGCATGAGTCGCTTAAAAAAGTAGGCGCAATTATTGAGCGCCCAAACTTTTACCCTTACATGACAGCAGAACAGAACCTGAAGCTTGTTTGCAAAATTAAGGGCACACCCTACAGTAATGTTGAAGAAAAGCTTAAGCTCGTAAAGCTGTATGAGCGTAAGGACAGTAAGTTCCGTACATTTTCATTAGGTATGAAGCAGCGCCTTGCGATAGCTTCTGCCCTGTTGAACAATCCGGAAATTCTTATCCTCGATGAGCCTACCAACGGGCTGGACCCGCAGGGTATACATCAGATACGAGAGATAATACGTGACATTGCTGCAACGGGTACCACAATCCTTTTGGCATCACACCTTCTTGATGAAGTGGAGAAAGTATGCAGCCACGTAGTGGTATTGCAAAAAGGGGTGGTGCTGTACACAGGTACGGTTAAGGGAATGCTTTCAACAGAAGGTTTCTTTGAACTTTCAGCTACAGATAATTTTGAGCTGAAACGCGTTATGGAACAGCATCCGGCAGTAGAAAAGATTGAAGTTGCTGAAGACAAACTTGTTGTATACACCAACCAGCCGCTGGAACCCGGCGAGCTAAACCGCTACCTATTCAGCTATGGCGTTTGCCTTGAGCATCTGGTAAAACGCACAAACAGCCTTGAAGAGCAATTCCTGCAATTAACCGGTAAACAAACACAAAACTAA
- a CDS encoding T9SS type B sorting domain-containing protein, which translates to MLFLVNSAWAQSIQVNDNYTAQQLVDALVSGGCAQVSNITVNGWSGSSGGPSFGYFTANGSGFPFQNGIVLSTGYAASAPGPNSSLLSEGGAGWNGDADLEAAISVSGTVNATVLEFDFVPYTSSISFDYIFASEQYLTSINSQNQCNYTDGFAFLLKEAGSSSPYQNLAVIPGTNIPVKVNTVRGQGVCPAANQQYFDQFNPVNSPINFNGQTVILTAQATVTPGTTYHIKLVVADQGNGLYDSAIFLGGGSFSSVTNLGPDRLIATGNALCQGENLPLDATVPVPGATYKWLRNGGQVATTPTYTITQPGDYEVEIVLAPGCTGGDKIKVEYNPAVPAGTYTLLQCDDNNDGLTLYNLNQVGVVAVNGSPNLATTYYLSAADAATSLNSLNPNAPFANTAPNQNIYVRLENQSGCYGIATVTLSTSNNTVSNPQPLEECDVVGPEDGFTEFDLTQRNTQILAGLPAGLQLKYYTSYDDALAETNAIANPAAFTNTTANNQNVYARIYSAADCYGIATLQLNVFTFGGTLQDESAILCTGTPSITLTAPAGYYNYQWSTTPPTPGQSLTVTTPGTYTVSLENANGCVGTKTYNVSASGAATGADIEVNEFAGNNNSITVLPQGSGNYEYSLDGITYQADNYFNRLAAGEYTIFIRDINGCGPPYKTTAYILDYPKFFTPNGDGVNDYWRIPLMNFQPNIDIKIFDRYGKLITGFRGNSLGWDGKLNGSPLPATDYWFVIQLPNGRIIKGHFALLR; encoded by the coding sequence TTGTTATTTCTTGTAAATAGTGCATGGGCACAATCTATTCAGGTAAATGACAACTATACCGCACAGCAGCTTGTAGACGCGCTCGTTTCAGGCGGCTGTGCGCAAGTTTCAAATATTACAGTAAATGGCTGGTCTGGCAGTTCGGGCGGCCCAAGTTTTGGCTACTTTACGGCAAACGGCTCAGGGTTTCCTTTCCAGAACGGTATTGTGCTTAGCACCGGCTATGCAGCAAGTGCTCCCGGCCCGAACAGTTCATTGCTGAGTGAGGGCGGTGCGGGCTGGAATGGCGATGCCGACCTTGAAGCAGCAATAAGTGTTAGCGGAACAGTGAATGCCACTGTTCTTGAGTTTGATTTTGTGCCATATACATCATCAATCAGTTTTGATTATATTTTTGCATCAGAGCAGTACCTTACAAGCATCAACTCGCAAAACCAATGCAATTATACCGATGGCTTTGCTTTTTTGCTTAAGGAAGCAGGCAGCAGTAGCCCTTATCAGAACCTTGCAGTAATACCCGGTACAAACATACCGGTAAAGGTTAACACCGTTCGCGGACAAGGTGTTTGCCCCGCCGCAAATCAGCAGTATTTTGACCAATTTAACCCTGTAAATTCGCCTATCAACTTTAATGGGCAAACTGTGATACTTACAGCACAGGCTACTGTAACACCGGGTACCACATATCACATAAAGCTTGTAGTTGCAGACCAGGGTAACGGACTATATGATTCGGCTATATTTCTTGGTGGTGGCAGTTTTAGCTCTGTAACCAACCTTGGCCCCGACAGGCTCATTGCGACAGGTAATGCATTATGCCAGGGCGAAAACCTGCCATTAGATGCAACTGTACCTGTGCCAGGCGCTACTTATAAATGGTTACGCAACGGCGGGCAGGTGGCCACGACTCCTACCTACACGATTACGCAACCCGGTGATTATGAAGTTGAAATTGTGCTGGCTCCGGGTTGTACCGGGGGAGACAAAATAAAAGTGGAATATAATCCCGCCGTACCCGCAGGTACTTACACTTTGCTGCAATGCGACGATAATAATGATGGCCTTACGCTCTACAACCTCAACCAGGTGGGTGTAGTAGCTGTTAATGGCAGCCCTAATCTTGCCACTACTTATTATCTTTCTGCGGCTGATGCGGCAACATCTTTAAACTCCCTAAATCCGAATGCGCCATTTGCCAACACGGCTCCTAATCAAAACATATATGTACGGCTCGAAAACCAGTCCGGGTGTTATGGCATTGCAACAGTAACGCTATCTACATCAAATAATACTGTAAGCAACCCGCAGCCTCTTGAAGAATGTGATGTTGTTGGCCCTGAAGATGGCTTTACTGAATTTGATTTAACCCAAAGAAATACACAGATACTGGCAGGGCTTCCTGCAGGGCTGCAACTAAAATATTATACAAGCTATGATGATGCCCTGGCTGAAACCAATGCAATAGCAAACCCGGCAGCTTTTACTAATACCACTGCTAACAACCAGAATGTGTATGCCAGGATTTACAGCGCAGCTGACTGCTACGGTATAGCAACCTTGCAGCTAAATGTATTTACCTTTGGAGGTACCTTGCAGGATGAATCCGCTATACTCTGTACTGGTACGCCGTCTATTACGCTCACAGCACCTGCAGGATATTATAATTACCAGTGGAGCACCACTCCGCCAACACCTGGGCAGTCACTTACTGTAACTACGCCGGGAACATATACGGTATCACTTGAAAATGCCAATGGCTGCGTTGGTACAAAAACATATAATGTTTCTGCTTCGGGCGCAGCAACAGGTGCAGATATTGAAGTAAACGAATTTGCAGGTAATAATAATTCTATCACTGTACTACCACAGGGCAGTGGCAACTATGAGTATTCTTTGGATGGAATTACTTACCAGGCTGACAATTACTTTAATAGATTGGCAGCAGGAGAATACACCATCTTTATACGAGATATAAACGGGTGCGGCCCTCCATATAAAACAACTGCGTACATTTTAGATTATCCAAAGTTCTTTACCCCGAACGGAGACGGTGTTAACGATTACTGGCGCATACCACTGATGAATTTCCAGCCAAATATTGATATTAAAATCTTTGACAGATATGGAAAGCTCATAACAGGCTTCCGCGGAAATTCTTTAGGCTGGGATGGCAAGCTGAACGGAAGCCCTCTTCCGGCAACTGACTATTGGTTTGTAATTCAGTTGCCTAACGGAAGAATTATCAAAGGACACTTCGCTTTATTAAGATAA
- a CDS encoding four helix bundle protein: MSNFRNLIVWQKAMTLVTNVYQATQHLPREESFGLTSQIRRSSISIPSNIAEGYGRNSDTELSRFLNITIGSLFELQTQLEIAYNIGYLNQELFNNLFDQSREVEIMLSSLNKKVRSKN; the protein is encoded by the coding sequence ATGAGTAACTTTAGAAATCTTATAGTTTGGCAAAAGGCAATGACGTTAGTTACTAATGTTTATCAAGCTACACAACACTTGCCACGCGAAGAATCTTTTGGCCTGACATCCCAGATTAGGCGTTCATCTATATCAATTCCCAGCAACATTGCAGAGGGTTATGGTAGAAATAGTGATACTGAATTATCCAGATTCCTTAATATTACTATCGGCTCCTTATTTGAATTACAAACTCAACTGGAAATAGCGTATAATATTGGTTACCTTAATCAGGAATTATTCAATAACTTATTTGATCAATCCCGCGAAGTTGAAATTATGTTGTCATCTTTAAATAAAAAAGTACGATCTAAAAACTAA
- a CDS encoding ABC transporter permease has product MKRLLSIEFSKLWGNRAARVLILAYFILLSFIALLASVNFKIIGIDFRLADQGIFNFPYIWHFNTWIAAFLKFFLAIVIVSMMANEYTYGTLKQNLIDGLSKKEFIFSKFITVVVFAAFSAIFMFFLTLILGYSFSSYTETSIVFTDIVYIFAYFLKLVAFFSFCLFAGVLVKRSAFALGFVLVWWIAEGIIFLVLRWKIIKDGAITDNIMQFFPLDAMANLIKEPFTRFETVRALEMANGTVSIKDYGVHWYSVLIVIIWTLIFILTSYRIVKKRDL; this is encoded by the coding sequence ATGAAACGTCTTTTATCAATAGAGTTCAGCAAACTGTGGGGTAACCGTGCAGCGCGTGTACTCATTCTTGCCTACTTCATATTACTTTCTTTTATAGCCTTGCTGGCATCAGTCAACTTTAAAATCATTGGGATAGATTTTCGCCTGGCAGACCAGGGTATTTTCAATTTCCCGTACATCTGGCATTTCAACACCTGGATTGCCGCTTTCCTTAAGTTCTTCCTCGCCATTGTAATTGTTTCAATGATGGCCAATGAATATACTTACGGCACGCTAAAGCAAAACCTTATTGATGGCCTTAGCAAAAAAGAGTTTATATTCTCTAAGTTTATTACAGTTGTTGTTTTCGCCGCATTTTCAGCGATATTCATGTTTTTCCTTACGCTGATATTGGGCTATAGCTTTTCATCATATACCGAAACATCTATAGTATTTACAGATATTGTATACATATTTGCCTACTTCCTGAAGCTGGTGGCATTCTTCTCTTTCTGCCTTTTTGCAGGCGTGCTGGTAAAGCGCTCAGCCTTTGCTCTTGGTTTTGTACTTGTATGGTGGATTGCCGAAGGTATTATTTTCCTTGTACTGCGTTGGAAAATTATTAAAGACGGCGCGATTACAGACAACATCATGCAGTTCTTCCCGCTTGACGCTATGGCAAACCTTATAAAAGAACCTTTTACACGATTTGAAACTGTACGGGCTCTTGAAATGGCAAATGGCACGGTAAGTATTAAGGACTACGGAGTGCATTGGTACAGCGTACTTATAGTAATAATATGGACATTAATATTTATCTTAACATCTTACCGTATAGTAAAAAAGCGCGACTTGTAG
- a CDS encoding HPP family protein: MPRKAIRRTYRQTRYVLYRETLINKKEHFWAFIGSFIGLGIISYLQYNAFPQHDMVFLIGSFGASCVLVYGVIESPLAQPRNLVGGHVNSAIIGVSVQMLLPDYTWIAAPLAVSLSIIVMQITKTLHPPGGATALIAVTGSPEIKALGFMYVVHPVLSGAIILLCTALIFNNTTSYRQYPTAAVRKKYAAMFRFSRK, encoded by the coding sequence ATGCCAAGAAAAGCCATCCGCCGTACATACAGGCAAACGAGGTATGTGCTATATCGCGAAACGCTCATCAATAAAAAAGAGCATTTTTGGGCATTTATCGGGTCTTTTATTGGTCTTGGCATTATATCTTACCTGCAATATAATGCTTTCCCGCAGCATGATATGGTATTCCTGATAGGTTCTTTCGGGGCCTCGTGCGTATTGGTTTATGGTGTTATTGAAAGCCCGCTTGCGCAACCGCGTAATCTCGTTGGCGGACATGTAAACTCCGCTATCATAGGTGTTTCGGTACAAATGTTGCTGCCGGATTACACATGGATTGCGGCGCCTTTGGCAGTGTCACTATCTATAATAGTTATGCAGATAACAAAAACCCTGCACCCACCCGGCGGAGCAACAGCGCTCATAGCAGTTACAGGTTCTCCTGAAATTAAGGCACTTGGGTTTATGTACGTTGTGCATCCGGTTTTATCAGGTGCGATAATATTGCTTTGCACTGCGCTAATCTTCAATAATACAACATCTTACAGGCAATATCCAACGGCTGCCGTGCGCAAAAAATATGCAGCCATGTTCAGGTTCAGCAGAAAGTGA
- a CDS encoding T9SS type B sorting domain-containing protein, whose protein sequence is MKYFAAILLLLYTSFKSAAQNDCADAITVCGSMNYTGLHATGFGVQELNPNNPCHSFENNSIWFKLKIKDGGTLGFILTPESTDIFVDYDFWIFGPNRSCGNLGAPIRCSTTNPFTSGGTDNLTGMNATELDNHEGPNHLGNQFIKQMDVLAGEEYYLIVDRPHGDANFSIQWTGTATFFDAPYFDNPLNISLDMGVCDTDGQTDGHFLYDLTVHRTMLIGPQTDVALTYHLDSGDAITGDNPISNPEAYTTIADPQIIHMRMTNTITGCYEIQTFVVDTGRPDFENPQPIDLNLHACDDDGVIDQKHVFDLAQHEAVFLGNRPTVSVKYYENQANAYAQTNPITVTSPYINTTNPQTFYIRLDDSATGCYNVQPFTIEVHPLPLFNNPDNISLDLKICDQDGIADGITNFDLTEHWVLLTGGDFNLFIKYYKTLGDAIGDANEISNPFWYENSMQSETIYMRLENTQTGCYSISSFNVDIILPPVYNNPQNLPLNLQACDNGSFEGVATFNLTTHAAMLINSRPNHVIKYYRENWEAMWDLNALPNPAAYTNTSNPQMLYMRLENTVTGCYSLLPFMVTAIPAPVFNNPQNISLNLMACDDDGLVDGRHLFDLTQHETMLKGSQPNVIITYHTTSTDAESGTANIVNPANYLSLASPQTIYVRIGDTVTGCYRTSSFTLTVNPLPQFSNPQNLDINLTECDQSGNSNGTAVFNLTTHNQMLTTRLAGKIITYHTAQSDAEAGTNAIANPPAYTNVANPQIIYMRLTDTATGCHNTSSFTLNVILPPVFNNPLNVNLDLETCDDATADGLAQFDLTVHQAMLVGGQAGTILSYHTSLQDANSGTNAIVIPSLFTNTQNPQTVYMRIEHAATGCYSTEQFNLTVNPLPVFNNPQNININLEECDADTTDDQSYIFNLNKHVNMLKGSQNVNVSFHTTQPDAVSGSNAILNSSAFRNTVNPQTIYIRFTNPVIGCSAMQPFTVTVTELLDAGEPDDLYLCDENETGYNVFNLSQNDAAMKNGQTSTTVSYYLTEANANNRVNRLPTIYQNSQPYTPQTIWARLDNVGGCWGHDIKSFTLNILELPDIEVTFTVSDFTFDQNSITVNISNPENYMYSLDGENYQESPMFTDLKAGLYRVYIRSLNQCKTIDKEVVVLNYPKFFSPNHDGHNDTWHIPFISRFPKSKIYIFDRYGKLITGYNGMHAGWDGTYNGNRLPATDYWFVLELEDGRTIKSHFSLIR, encoded by the coding sequence GTGAAGTATTTCGCAGCCATATTGCTATTGCTATATACCAGCTTTAAGTCCGCTGCACAGAATGATTGTGCGGATGCAATAACCGTATGCGGCAGCATGAACTACACCGGCCTGCATGCTACAGGTTTCGGAGTACAGGAACTTAATCCTAACAATCCCTGTCACAGCTTCGAGAATAACAGCATATGGTTTAAATTAAAGATAAAAGACGGCGGCACGCTTGGTTTTATCCTGACACCCGAAAGCACTGATATTTTTGTGGATTACGATTTCTGGATATTCGGGCCTAACAGAAGCTGCGGAAATCTCGGGGCGCCAATACGGTGCAGCACTACCAACCCCTTTACTTCAGGCGGTACCGATAACCTTACGGGTATGAATGCCACAGAGCTTGATAATCACGAAGGCCCCAACCATCTTGGCAACCAGTTTATCAAACAAATGGATGTGCTTGCAGGTGAAGAATATTACCTTATTGTAGACCGCCCGCATGGCGATGCCAATTTTTCAATTCAATGGACAGGAACTGCCACTTTTTTTGATGCGCCATATTTTGACAACCCGCTGAATATTTCGCTTGATATGGGTGTGTGCGATACAGACGGGCAAACTGATGGCCATTTTTTGTATGACCTTACAGTACACCGCACTATGCTAATTGGCCCGCAAACCGATGTTGCACTCACTTACCACCTTGATAGTGGCGATGCCATTACCGGTGATAACCCTATCTCTAATCCTGAAGCTTATACAACTATCGCCGACCCGCAAATTATACACATGCGGATGACCAATACCATAACCGGCTGTTATGAAATACAAACGTTTGTTGTTGATACGGGCCGCCCTGATTTTGAAAACCCTCAGCCTATCGACTTGAATTTGCATGCCTGTGATGATGACGGGGTGATAGACCAAAAACATGTTTTTGACCTCGCACAGCATGAGGCTGTATTTTTAGGCAACCGCCCTACGGTGAGTGTTAAATATTATGAAAATCAGGCAAACGCATATGCACAAACCAATCCTATCACAGTTACATCACCATATATAAATACAACCAATCCACAGACATTTTATATCCGCCTTGACGATTCTGCTACAGGATGTTACAATGTTCAGCCATTTACTATAGAGGTTCATCCGCTACCTTTATTCAATAATCCCGACAACATCTCACTTGACTTAAAAATCTGCGACCAGGACGGTATAGCTGACGGAATTACAAATTTTGACCTTACAGAACATTGGGTGTTGCTTACAGGCGGAGATTTTAATCTCTTCATTAAATACTATAAAACCTTAGGCGATGCAATTGGTGATGCCAATGAGATAAGCAACCCCTTTTGGTACGAGAATTCAATGCAGTCTGAGACCATATACATGCGACTGGAAAATACCCAGACAGGCTGCTATAGCATCAGCAGCTTTAATGTAGATATTATTCTCCCTCCTGTCTATAACAATCCACAAAACCTGCCGCTTAATCTTCAAGCCTGTGATAACGGCAGTTTTGAAGGTGTAGCCACTTTTAACCTTACAACACATGCAGCCATGCTTATTAATAGCAGGCCCAACCACGTTATAAAATATTATCGTGAAAACTGGGAGGCTATGTGGGATTTAAACGCGCTACCGAATCCGGCTGCATATACTAATACATCAAATCCGCAAATGCTTTATATGCGTCTTGAAAATACAGTTACAGGTTGCTACAGCCTGCTTCCGTTTATGGTCACAGCCATACCGGCGCCTGTATTTAACAATCCGCAGAATATTTCACTCAACTTAATGGCGTGTGACGATGATGGTCTTGTAGATGGCCGGCACCTGTTTGACCTAACCCAGCATGAAACGATGCTGAAAGGAAGCCAGCCAAACGTTATCATCACCTACCATACTACAAGTACCGATGCAGAATCTGGTACAGCCAACATTGTAAATCCGGCCAATTACCTCAGTCTGGCAAGCCCGCAAACCATTTACGTTAGGATTGGAGATACTGTGACAGGATGTTATAGGACAAGCAGTTTTACTCTCACTGTAAACCCTTTGCCACAATTCAGCAACCCGCAAAATCTTGATATAAACCTCACAGAGTGTGACCAAAGTGGAAACAGTAATGGCACTGCGGTTTTTAACCTTACTACACATAACCAAATGCTAACCACACGGCTGGCAGGCAAAATAATTACCTATCATACCGCACAAAGTGATGCGGAAGCAGGTACAAATGCCATCGCAAACCCTCCGGCATATACAAATGTTGCCAACCCGCAAATCATTTACATGCGGCTTACAGACACTGCTACAGGCTGCCATAATACAAGTAGTTTTACCCTGAATGTAATACTGCCGCCTGTGTTTAACAATCCGCTTAATGTAAACCTCGACCTGGAAACTTGTGATGATGCTACGGCAGATGGTCTGGCACAGTTTGATTTGACGGTTCATCAGGCAATGCTGGTTGGCGGGCAGGCAGGTACAATACTTAGCTACCATACTTCACTACAGGATGCAAATTCAGGTACAAACGCGATCGTTATTCCGTCATTGTTTACAAACACTCAGAATCCGCAAACGGTTTATATGCGTATTGAACATGCTGCTACAGGTTGTTATAGCACAGAGCAGTTTAATTTAACGGTTAATCCACTTCCTGTATTCAACAATCCCCAAAACATCAACATTAATCTTGAGGAGTGTGATGCCGATACAACTGATGACCAATCTTACATTTTCAACCTCAATAAGCATGTAAATATGCTAAAAGGTAGCCAGAATGTAAATGTGAGTTTCCATACAACTCAACCAGATGCAGTATCCGGAAGTAATGCCATCTTAAATTCATCAGCTTTCCGTAATACTGTTAACCCGCAGACAATATATATCAGGTTTACAAATCCTGTTATCGGTTGCAGTGCTATGCAGCCTTTTACGGTAACAGTAACAGAACTTCTTGATGCGGGCGAGCCAGATGACCTCTACCTTTGTGATGAGAATGAAACCGGGTATAATGTTTTCAATCTATCTCAAAATGATGCTGCCATGAAAAACGGGCAGACCAGTACAACCGTGAGCTATTACCTTACCGAGGCAAATGCAAATAACAGGGTAAACCGGTTGCCGACCATATACCAAAACAGCCAGCCCTATACACCGCAAACCATTTGGGCACGGCTTGATAACGTTGGCGGATGCTGGGGGCACGACATTAAATCTTTTACACTAAATATCTTGGAATTACCTGATATTGAGGTTACATTTACTGTCAGTGATTTCACGTTTGACCAAAATTCAATTACTGTAAATATCTCCAATCCTGAAAACTACATGTACTCACTTGATGGGGAAAACTATCAGGAGAGCCCTATGTTTACTGATTTGAAAGCAGGGTTATACAGGGTATATATCCGTTCATTAAACCAATGCAAAACTATAGATAAAGAGGTTGTGGTACTAAATTACCCCAAATTCTTTTCACCAAACCATGACGGGCACAATGATACCTGGCATATACCGTTTATATCTCGCTTCCCTAAGTCAAAAATTTACATCTTTGACAGATACGGTAAGCTTATTACAGGTTATAACGGTATGCACGCCGGCTGGGACGGAACTTATAACGGCAACCGCCTGCCTGCCACAGATTACTGGTTTGTGCTGGAACTTGAAGATGGCCGGACAATAAAAAGCCATTTCTCGTTAATTCGATAA
- a CDS encoding nucleoid-associated protein, whose translation MINLFNTHVESLSVHRVGNKSRNEAIFLSEQPYALNDEITPLLKEYFFKPFRDKEENYYQFAHDVHLDYNDMYTLATEIFANPGSVHEVSKKITKHLFEQSNHPHIKNGEVYVAYFTNLTIDNNAVDAVGIFKSEIKTDFLQFEEKGSNLEILLQQGINLNKLDKGCLIFNYKKEEGYKILTIDSNRYDARYWLEHFLSVDAFQDENFITKKYLKFCQDFAKEVVLPAEDKKEEVMFMNRSVNYFAKNDEFEETKFLNDVLDNPDLIPEFKNYKAEKAPKYSIEDVTTFPIANAAVSDARRKMKNTIQLDTNVQIKLDFINPESAEKFIEKGWDEEKQMYYYLVYFNKEQKS comes from the coding sequence ATGATAAACCTATTTAATACTCACGTTGAGAGTCTGTCTGTGCACCGAGTGGGCAACAAAAGCCGTAATGAGGCTATATTTTTATCTGAACAGCCGTATGCGCTTAATGACGAAATAACTCCGTTATTGAAGGAGTATTTTTTTAAGCCTTTTCGCGACAAAGAAGAAAATTATTACCAATTTGCACATGATGTACATCTGGACTACAATGATATGTACACCCTTGCTACCGAGATATTTGCCAACCCCGGAAGTGTTCATGAAGTATCTAAAAAGATAACCAAACACTTGTTTGAGCAGAGCAACCACCCCCATATTAAAAATGGCGAGGTGTATGTAGCTTACTTTACAAACCTGACTATTGACAATAATGCCGTTGATGCCGTTGGTATCTTCAAAAGCGAAATCAAGACAGATTTCCTTCAGTTTGAAGAAAAGGGCAGTAACCTTGAAATCCTTTTGCAGCAGGGCATTAACCTGAATAAGCTTGATAAAGGATGCCTTATATTCAATTATAAAAAAGAAGAAGGTTATAAGATACTGACGATTGACAGTAACCGCTACGATGCGCGCTACTGGCTTGAACATTTCCTTTCAGTTGACGCATTTCAGGATGAGAACTTTATTACAAAGAAGTACCTGAAATTCTGCCAGGACTTTGCTAAAGAAGTGGTGCTTCCGGCTGAAGACAAGAAGGAAGAGGTTATGTTCATGAACCGTTCTGTGAACTATTTTGCGAAGAACGATGAGTTTGAAGAAACGAAATTCCTCAATGATGTTCTGGACAACCCTGATCTTATTCCTGAATTTAAGAACTATAAGGCTGAAAAAGCGCCGAAATACAGTATTGAAGATGTAACTACCTTCCCTATTGCCAACGCTGCCGTGAGCGATGCGCGCAGAAAAATGAAAAACACCATACAGCTTGATACCAATGTACAGATAAAGCTTGATTTCATAAATCCTGAAAGCGCCGAGAAATTCATAGAAAAAGGCTGGGACGAAGAAAAACAAATGTATTATTATCTGGTTTATTTCAACAAAGAGCAGAAGAGTTAA